A window of Streptomyces sp. DG1A-41 contains these coding sequences:
- a CDS encoding BON domain-containing protein → MTTHGSQHTGGEEPEQNLEYRIAHLQDRLASGDLGELGVRVEARGRTVLLTGTVPSAPCRDEILRTAQDELPGVPVHSDLVVTETSSPDHAEELA, encoded by the coding sequence ATGACTACCCACGGCTCACAGCACACGGGCGGCGAGGAGCCGGAACAGAACCTGGAATACCGGATCGCCCACCTCCAGGACCGCCTCGCCTCCGGTGACCTCGGTGAACTGGGCGTACGGGTCGAGGCTCGCGGCCGGACGGTGCTGCTCACGGGCACCGTGCCCTCGGCGCCCTGCCGCGACGAGATCCTGCGCACCGCCCAGGACGAGCTCCCCGGCGTCCCGGTGCACAGCGACCTCGTGGTCACCGAGACGTCCTCCCCCGACCACGCGGAGGAACTCGCATGA
- a CDS encoding carbohydrate-binding protein, with product MVHRHAVTGRRAALTALGLLVAPGLPSAAAAEPTPAAGPLPTASQTLGADRPSAPVLRALERDLRLTPAQASRRLVNEAEAGTRAGLLRNALGDRFAGAWLRGTTSQELVVATTDTADVAAIEAQGAKAAVVKKSLRDLKAEKERLDAAAARVSTRDTPLWYVDVPANRVVVQAGSEAAATAFVKAAGLDGKSVGVKVTANRPRLMADITGGDAYHVDGTARCSVGFSVTKGEQEGFASAGHCGKQGARTTGFDQAEQGTFQASTFPGKDMSWVAVNNQWTATPNVKGEGEQKVRITGSVQALVGAAVCRSGSTSGWHCGKVEQHDTSVSYPEGTVNGLTQTTVCAEPGDSGGPFVAGVQAQGVTSGGTGDCTTGGTTFYQPINPLLSDFGLTLKTAAADAPAPAPQDNAVAQPWSAGRVYEAGATVSHAGVRYQCLQAHQAHGGWAPARTPALWQRV from the coding sequence ATGGTCCACAGGCATGCCGTCACCGGCCGCCGGGCGGCCCTGACCGCGCTCGGCTTGCTCGTCGCCCCCGGGCTCCCCTCCGCCGCGGCGGCCGAGCCGACCCCCGCGGCGGGCCCCCTGCCCACCGCCTCCCAGACGCTCGGCGCCGACCGGCCGTCGGCTCCGGTGCTGCGCGCCCTGGAGCGCGACCTCCGGCTGACCCCGGCCCAGGCGTCGCGACGGCTGGTCAACGAGGCGGAGGCGGGCACCCGGGCCGGGCTGCTGCGCAACGCCCTGGGCGACCGGTTCGCGGGGGCCTGGCTGCGGGGAACGACGTCGCAGGAGCTCGTGGTGGCGACGACGGACACCGCGGACGTGGCCGCCATCGAGGCGCAGGGCGCGAAGGCGGCCGTCGTGAAGAAGTCGCTGCGCGACCTGAAGGCGGAGAAAGAGAGGCTGGACGCGGCCGCGGCCCGGGTCAGCACCCGGGACACGCCCCTGTGGTACGTCGACGTCCCGGCGAACCGGGTCGTGGTGCAGGCCGGCAGCGAGGCCGCGGCGACCGCGTTCGTCAAGGCCGCGGGCCTCGACGGAAAGAGCGTGGGCGTCAAGGTGACGGCGAACCGGCCGCGGCTCATGGCGGACATCACCGGCGGCGACGCCTACCACGTCGACGGCACCGCCCGCTGCTCCGTGGGCTTCTCCGTCACCAAGGGCGAGCAGGAGGGCTTCGCCTCGGCGGGACACTGCGGCAAGCAGGGCGCCAGGACGACCGGGTTCGACCAGGCGGAGCAGGGGACCTTCCAGGCCTCCACATTCCCCGGCAAGGACATGTCGTGGGTGGCCGTCAACAACCAGTGGACGGCCACGCCGAACGTGAAGGGCGAGGGCGAGCAGAAGGTGCGGATCACCGGCTCGGTCCAGGCGCTCGTCGGCGCGGCCGTCTGCCGCTCCGGCTCCACGAGCGGCTGGCACTGCGGCAAGGTCGAGCAGCACGACACCAGCGTCAGCTACCCCGAGGGCACAGTGAACGGGCTGACCCAGACGACGGTGTGCGCCGAGCCCGGCGACTCCGGCGGGCCGTTCGTCGCGGGCGTCCAGGCGCAGGGCGTGACCTCCGGCGGCACCGGCGACTGCACAACCGGCGGCACCACGTTCTACCAGCCCATCAACCCGCTGCTCAGCGATTTCGGCCTCACTCTGAAGACCGCTGCGGCCGATGCCCCCGCACCGGCGCCGCAGGACAACGCCGTCGCGCAGCCGTGGTCCGCGGGCCGGGTCTACGAGGCGGGGGCGACCGTGAGCCACGCAGGTGTGCGCTACCAGTGCCTCCAGGCCCACCAGGCTCACGGCGGGTGGGCGCCGGCCCGCACGCCAGCCCTGTGGCAGCGGGTGTGA
- a CDS encoding ornithine decarboxylase, which produces MDHSRVPVLEALEDFRRRGDIAYGPPGHKQGRGVDPRVAEIVGLDVFRSDVLSLNGLDDRRQSQGVLSRAQELMADAVHAEHAFFSTCGSSLSVKTAMLAAAGPGEKLLLSRNAHKSVIAAVVVNGVEPIWVHPKFDTERHLAHPPEPDDVRLRLREHPDAKGMLLITPTDWGSCADIGGVARVCHEFGVPVIVDEAWGAHLPFHPALPAWGMDAEADLVVTSVHKMGGAVEQSSVFHLQYDRVSSEVLKQREDLLGTTSASSLVYATLDGWRRQMVEQGYELLEAAIRRAERVRAAVAELPGLRPMGREVVEDGLAADLDPLKLVIDVRKLGISGMQAAEWLRTHRHVDVGGSDTCRISASITYADDDETETVLVDALAALVERAHTIERRPPVHLPEPSALELEQAMLPREAFFAPVEHVPAERAAGRISAEMISPYPPGVPVVAPGEVITDEVLDYLRSGVEHGVLIPDAADSSVRTLRVVARGSTAHA; this is translated from the coding sequence ATGGACCACTCGCGCGTGCCCGTCCTGGAGGCGCTGGAGGACTTCCGGCGCCGCGGCGACATCGCCTACGGCCCGCCGGGCCACAAGCAGGGCAGGGGAGTGGACCCCCGGGTCGCGGAGATCGTCGGGCTCGACGTGTTCCGTTCCGACGTGCTCTCCCTCAACGGCCTCGACGACCGCCGCCAGTCGCAGGGCGTCCTCAGCCGGGCCCAGGAGCTCATGGCGGACGCGGTCCACGCCGAGCACGCGTTCTTCTCCACCTGCGGCAGCTCCCTGTCCGTGAAGACCGCCATGCTGGCCGCGGCCGGGCCGGGTGAGAAGCTGCTGCTGTCGCGCAACGCCCACAAGTCCGTCATCGCGGCCGTCGTCGTCAACGGCGTCGAGCCGATCTGGGTGCACCCGAAGTTCGACACCGAACGGCACCTGGCCCACCCGCCCGAGCCGGACGACGTCCGCCTGCGGCTCCGGGAACACCCGGACGCCAAGGGCATGCTGCTCATCACGCCCACCGACTGGGGCTCCTGTGCGGACATCGGGGGAGTGGCCCGGGTGTGCCACGAGTTCGGCGTGCCCGTCATCGTCGACGAGGCCTGGGGCGCCCACCTGCCGTTCCACCCCGCCCTGCCCGCCTGGGGCATGGACGCCGAGGCCGACCTCGTGGTGACCAGCGTGCACAAGATGGGCGGGGCGGTGGAGCAGAGCTCCGTCTTCCACCTCCAGTACGACCGCGTGTCGTCCGAGGTCCTGAAGCAGCGGGAGGACCTGCTCGGCACCACCAGCGCCTCCTCCCTCGTCTACGCCACGCTCGACGGCTGGCGCCGCCAGATGGTCGAACAGGGATACGAACTCCTGGAGGCCGCCATCCGCCGCGCCGAACGCGTCCGGGCGGCGGTCGCCGAGCTGCCGGGTCTGCGGCCCATGGGGCGGGAGGTCGTGGAGGACGGGCTCGCCGCCGACCTCGATCCGCTCAAGCTCGTCATCGACGTACGCAAGCTCGGCATCAGCGGGATGCAGGCCGCGGAGTGGCTGCGCACCCACCGCCACGTGGACGTCGGCGGCTCGGACACCTGCCGCATCAGCGCTTCGATCACGTACGCGGACGACGACGAGACCGAGACGGTCCTGGTGGACGCGCTGGCCGCGCTCGTCGAACGGGCGCACACCATCGAGCGGCGGCCGCCGGTCCACCTGCCCGAGCCCTCGGCGCTGGAGCTGGAGCAGGCGATGCTGCCCCGCGAGGCGTTCTTCGCCCCGGTCGAGCACGTGCCCGCCGAGCGGGCCGCAGGACGGATCTCCGCGGAGATGATCAGTCCCTATCCGCCGGGCGTTCCCGTGGTGGCGCCCGGGGAGGTCATCACCGACGAGGTCCTGGACTACCTGCGCAGCGGCGTCGAGCACGGCGTCCTCATCCCCGACGCGGCGGACTCCTCCGTCCGCACCCTGCGCGTCGTGGCACGCGGGTCGACCGCTCACGCCTGA
- a CDS encoding amidohydrolase, whose translation MERTLDDVYKAVREEVAARAGVLWDVASRLHAEPEYAFTEHRAAALLPGELERAGFAVERGVAGMPTAFTARSGRGRPAVALLLEYDALPGLGHACGHNLIAAAGLGAALAVGAVPEASAGTVLAVGTPAEEGGGGKALEVEAGVFDGVDAALMFHPGVHSWARAPLTAQVQYRVAFHGRAAHPTGNPTEGIDALAALVELFNVLAVLGRRLPEGSHVQGIVTHGGTATNIVPEYAEGLFGLRAVTTPALGDLTERLRECAEGVARATGTIAEVEQATVRYEHFRDSEALSERFAAHLSRAGIPLSPPVPGVYLGSSDIGNVSSRVPAIHPFVAIMDEGGSDHTPEFAEAAASPRAREVLTAATEALACTAVDVLLSEELREEAWARHRAARTG comes from the coding sequence GTGGAGCGCACGCTCGACGACGTGTACAAAGCCGTCCGTGAGGAGGTGGCGGCCCGGGCCGGCGTGCTGTGGGACGTGGCCTCGCGGCTGCACGCCGAGCCCGAGTACGCCTTCACCGAGCACCGGGCGGCGGCCCTGCTGCCGGGTGAGCTGGAACGGGCTGGTTTCGCCGTGGAGCGCGGCGTGGCCGGGATGCCGACCGCGTTCACGGCGCGCTCGGGCCGGGGCCGGCCCGCGGTGGCTCTGCTGCTGGAGTACGACGCCCTGCCCGGCCTGGGCCACGCGTGCGGCCACAACCTGATCGCCGCGGCGGGCCTGGGAGCCGCACTGGCGGTGGGAGCCGTGCCGGAGGCGTCCGCCGGGACGGTGCTGGCGGTCGGCACGCCGGCTGAGGAGGGCGGGGGCGGCAAGGCCCTCGAGGTGGAGGCCGGGGTGTTCGACGGCGTCGACGCGGCGCTGATGTTCCATCCGGGCGTCCACAGCTGGGCGCGGGCGCCGCTGACCGCGCAGGTGCAGTACCGGGTGGCCTTCCACGGCCGGGCCGCGCACCCCACGGGGAACCCGACGGAGGGCATCGACGCGCTGGCGGCGCTGGTGGAGCTCTTCAACGTGCTGGCCGTGCTGGGGCGGCGGCTGCCGGAGGGCTCGCACGTGCAGGGCATCGTCACCCATGGCGGCACCGCCACCAACATCGTCCCGGAGTACGCCGAGGGGCTGTTCGGTCTGCGCGCGGTCACGACGCCGGCGCTCGGGGACCTCACGGAACGGCTGCGGGAGTGCGCCGAAGGCGTGGCCCGGGCCACGGGCACGATCGCCGAGGTCGAGCAGGCCACCGTGCGCTACGAGCACTTCCGGGACAGCGAGGCGTTGTCCGAGCGGTTCGCCGCGCATCTGTCCCGGGCCGGGATCCCGCTGTCACCGCCCGTGCCCGGCGTGTACCTGGGGTCCTCCGACATCGGGAACGTCAGTTCGCGGGTGCCCGCCATCCACCCGTTCGTCGCGATCATGGACGAGGGCGGCTCCGACCACACCCCGGAGTTCGCCGAGGCCGCCGCCTCTCCGCGCGCCCGCGAGGTGCTGACAGCCGCGACGGAGGCCCTCGCGTGCACCGCCGTGGACGTCCTGCTGTCCGAGGAGCTGCGCGAGGAGGCATGGGCGCGGCACCGGGCGGCGCGAACCGGGTGA
- a CDS encoding DoxX family protein: MSLLRVLGRPMLASMFLTGGLNSVREPKEVAPVAEPVVQPVTERVSALPDRTEQVVRLNGAVQVVAGLMLATGRMPRPAALAIAATLVPTTLAGHRFWEAEDPSERAQQRIHFFKNMSMLGGLLIAADDTGARPSVVWRGTHAARGLRRNTGLVRRIVRTTTGPAAAAGRVRAKLPV, encoded by the coding sequence ATGAGTCTGTTGCGCGTGCTCGGCCGTCCCATGCTGGCCTCGATGTTCCTGACGGGTGGCCTGAACTCCGTCCGTGAGCCGAAGGAGGTCGCCCCGGTCGCCGAGCCTGTCGTACAACCAGTCACCGAACGCGTCTCGGCGCTGCCGGACCGCACCGAGCAGGTCGTACGGCTGAACGGTGCCGTGCAGGTCGTGGCCGGGCTGATGCTGGCCACCGGGCGCATGCCGCGTCCGGCCGCGCTGGCCATAGCGGCCACGCTGGTGCCGACGACGCTGGCGGGGCACCGCTTCTGGGAGGCCGAGGATCCTTCGGAGCGGGCCCAGCAGCGGATCCACTTCTTCAAGAACATGTCCATGCTCGGCGGGCTGCTGATCGCCGCGGACGACACCGGCGCACGCCCCTCCGTGGTGTGGCGTGGCACCCACGCCGCCCGTGGCCTGCGGCGGAACACGGGTCTGGTGCGGCGCATCGTACGTACCACCACGGGCCCGGCCGCGGCGGCCGGGCGTGTCCGGGCCAAGCTCCCGGTCTGA
- a CDS encoding hemerythrin domain-containing protein codes for MGHGGNVIEELVTDHREVEEMFGKIEGLPPGHQDRKMYADQVTIELVRHSVAEEAYLYPAVREHVANGDALADRELEDHATAERIMKDLEGCDPGDADFDRQMGMLMSEIRSHIADEEGNLFPALRQACPMDALNELGEKVRNAKKTAPTRPHPAAPDKPPANKLLAPGTGMIDRLRDALTGRGKSE; via the coding sequence ATGGGACACGGAGGAAACGTCATCGAGGAGCTGGTGACCGATCACCGCGAAGTCGAGGAGATGTTCGGCAAGATCGAGGGGCTGCCGCCCGGTCACCAGGACCGCAAGATGTACGCGGACCAGGTCACGATCGAGCTGGTGCGGCACTCGGTGGCCGAGGAGGCCTACCTCTATCCGGCCGTACGCGAGCACGTGGCCAACGGGGACGCCCTCGCCGACCGGGAGCTCGAGGACCATGCCACGGCCGAGCGGATCATGAAGGATCTGGAGGGCTGTGACCCGGGCGACGCCGATTTCGACCGGCAGATGGGCATGCTGATGAGCGAGATCCGCTCGCACATCGCCGACGAGGAGGGCAACCTCTTCCCGGCGCTGCGGCAGGCCTGTCCGATGGACGCGCTCAACGAGCTGGGCGAAAAGGTCCGGAACGCGAAGAAGACCGCCCCGACCCGGCCCCACCCCGCCGCACCCGACAAGCCTCCGGCGAACAAGCTCCTGGCTCCGGGCACCGGGATGATCGACCGGCTGCGCGACGCGCTGACCGGTCGCGGCAAGTCCGAGTAG
- the rfaE2 gene encoding D-glycero-beta-D-manno-heptose 1-phosphate adenylyltransferase, which yields MTGPEPLAVVGDVLLDEDIEGVSTRLSPDAPAPVVDVTGDRRHPGGAGLAAALAARGGRDVVLVTALGDDEASEAVRRDLRGRVRLLELPLKGTLPVKTRVLAGGRPVVRIDRGGGTPGEPDDAVREALASARAILVADYGRHTAGALRPHLEDAARRTPLVWDPHPNGDPPVPGARLVTPNAAEARALHPGSGGTSLGAYAERGTRLAERWRAAGVAVTLGDRGVLLARPGSGTPMLVPVPYRAAGDPCGAGDCFAATTAAALADGLLPEEALQRAVAEAAAFVAAGGAGNPDLWRTEPPPGPADDAATDAFALAESVRARGGTVVATGGCFDLVHAGHVGLLESARRIGDCLIVCLNSDASVTRRKGPCRPLNPAADRARVLAALGSVDAVVVFEEDTPEAVLARLRPDVWVKGGDYSVQDLPEAEVLRTWGGQAVVLPYLDGRSTTLLTRRAAKAATAALRPSGS from the coding sequence ATGACCGGACCGGAACCGCTCGCGGTCGTCGGGGACGTCCTCCTCGACGAGGACATCGAAGGCGTCTCCACCCGGCTCTCCCCGGACGCCCCCGCCCCCGTCGTCGACGTCACCGGAGACCGGCGGCACCCGGGAGGAGCCGGACTGGCCGCCGCACTCGCCGCCCGCGGCGGCCGGGACGTGGTCCTGGTGACCGCGCTCGGCGACGACGAAGCCAGCGAGGCCGTACGGCGTGACCTGCGTGGCCGGGTCCGGCTGCTGGAGCTCCCGCTCAAGGGCACCCTGCCGGTCAAGACCCGCGTCCTCGCGGGCGGCCGGCCCGTCGTACGCATCGACCGGGGCGGCGGCACCCCCGGCGAACCCGACGACGCGGTCCGGGAGGCACTGGCGAGCGCCCGCGCGATCCTGGTCGCCGACTACGGGCGCCACACCGCGGGCGCCCTGCGGCCGCACCTCGAGGACGCCGCCCGCCGCACACCCCTGGTGTGGGACCCGCATCCCAACGGCGACCCGCCCGTGCCCGGAGCCCGGCTCGTCACCCCCAACGCGGCGGAGGCACGAGCCCTGCACCCCGGCTCCGGAGGGACGTCCTTGGGCGCGTACGCCGAGCGCGGGACGCGGCTCGCGGAGCGCTGGCGGGCCGCGGGCGTCGCCGTCACCCTCGGTGACCGAGGGGTGCTGCTGGCCCGGCCCGGCTCCGGTACGCCGATGCTCGTCCCCGTGCCCTACCGGGCCGCCGGGGACCCGTGCGGCGCGGGCGACTGCTTCGCCGCGACGACGGCGGCGGCCCTCGCCGACGGCCTGCTGCCCGAGGAGGCGCTGCAACGGGCCGTCGCCGAGGCCGCCGCTTTCGTCGCGGCCGGCGGCGCGGGCAACCCCGACCTGTGGCGGACCGAGCCGCCGCCCGGCCCCGCGGACGACGCCGCGACCGACGCGTTCGCCCTCGCGGAGAGCGTCCGTGCCCGGGGCGGCACCGTGGTCGCCACCGGCGGCTGCTTCGACCTGGTGCACGCCGGTCACGTCGGCCTGCTGGAGAGCGCGCGGCGCATCGGCGACTGCCTCATCGTGTGCCTGAACTCCGACGCGTCCGTCACCCGCCGCAAGGGCCCGTGCCGCCCGCTCAACCCGGCGGCGGACCGCGCCCGCGTCCTCGCCGCGCTCGGCAGCGTCGACGCCGTCGTGGTGTTCGAGGAGGACACCCCCGAGGCGGTACTGGCCCGGCTGCGCCCGGACGTCTGGGTCAAGGGCGGCGACTACTCCGTCCAGGACCTGCCCGAGGCGGAGGTGCTCCGCACCTGGGGCGGCCAGGCCGTGGTCCTGCCCTACCTCGACGGCCGCTCCACGACCCTGCTGACCCGCCGAGCGGCAAAGGCGGCGACGGCGGCCCTGCGGCCGTCGGGCTCCTGA
- a CDS encoding SIS domain-containing protein, which yields MSEHPAQPALDAARLHCRSLEEALARFRRHGLERIADWGGRLADVLTGGGRLLAAGNGGSAAQAQHLTAELVGRYRRERPAYSALALHAETSSVTAIGNDYGFDHVYARQVSAHGRPGDILMLLSTSGRSANLIAAAVTARQAGLRVWALTGRGPNPLAQAAHEALCIDAGSTANVQETHLVAVHLLCECFDTAVSTPLARRTVLTHGSTS from the coding sequence ATGAGCGAACACCCTGCACAGCCCGCGCTCGATGCCGCCCGCCTGCACTGCCGGTCACTGGAAGAGGCACTCGCCCGGTTCCGCCGGCACGGCCTCGAACGGATCGCCGACTGGGGCGGCCGGCTCGCCGACGTCCTCACCGGCGGCGGCCGGCTGCTCGCCGCGGGCAACGGCGGCAGCGCCGCCCAGGCCCAGCACCTCACCGCCGAACTGGTCGGCCGCTACCGCCGGGAACGCCCCGCCTACTCCGCGCTCGCCCTGCACGCCGAGACCTCCAGCGTGACCGCCATCGGCAACGACTACGGCTTCGACCACGTCTACGCCCGCCAGGTCAGCGCCCACGGCCGCCCCGGCGACATCCTGATGCTGCTGTCCACCTCCGGCCGCAGCGCCAACCTCATCGCCGCGGCCGTGACCGCCCGGCAGGCCGGACTGCGCGTCTGGGCGCTCACCGGACGCGGCCCGAACCCCCTCGCCCAAGCCGCCCACGAAGCCCTGTGCATCGACGCAGGCAGCACCGCGAACGTCCAGGAGACCCACCTCGTCGCCGTCCACCTGCTCTGCGAGTGCTTCGACACGGCCGTTTCCACGCCGCTCGCACGGCGCACGGTCCTCACCCACGGGAGCACGTCATGA
- a CDS encoding glycosyltransferase, which yields MNILLWHVHGSWTTAFVQGPHSYLVPVTPGRDPDGLGRARTFPWPASVREVTPDELRDTPVDLVLLQRPHEPELAERWLGGRRPGRDVPALYLEHNAPDGDVPDTRHPCADRADLTIVHVTHFNRLFWDCGTTRTEVVEHGVVDPGHRYTGRLARAAVVVNEPVRRARYTGTDLLSALAEAVPLDVFGMGTEGLAGHLGLPPDRCRTAELPQSELHTAMAERRMYLHPVRWTSLGLSLLEAMHLGLPVLALATTEAVEAVPPGAGTLSTRPDVLARAARRYLHEPEAAVADGARARRAALERYGLKRFLTDWERLITEVCS from the coding sequence ATGAACATCCTGCTGTGGCACGTGCACGGCTCCTGGACGACCGCGTTCGTCCAGGGCCCGCACTCCTACCTCGTCCCCGTCACCCCGGGCCGCGACCCGGACGGCCTGGGGCGGGCCCGCACCTTCCCCTGGCCCGCCTCGGTGCGCGAGGTCACCCCCGACGAACTCCGCGACACGCCCGTCGACCTGGTCCTCCTGCAACGGCCGCACGAACCGGAGCTGGCCGAACGCTGGCTCGGCGGACGCCGCCCCGGCCGGGACGTGCCCGCGCTGTACCTGGAGCACAACGCGCCCGACGGCGACGTACCGGACACCCGGCATCCGTGCGCCGACCGCGCCGACCTGACGATCGTGCACGTCACGCACTTCAACCGGCTGTTCTGGGACTGCGGCACCACCCGCACCGAGGTCGTCGAACACGGCGTCGTCGACCCGGGCCACCGCTACACCGGCCGGCTCGCCCGCGCCGCCGTCGTCGTCAACGAACCCGTGCGACGCGCCCGGTACACCGGTACGGACCTGCTGTCCGCCCTGGCCGAGGCGGTGCCGCTCGACGTGTTCGGCATGGGCACCGAGGGCCTGGCCGGCCACCTCGGCCTGCCGCCCGACCGGTGCCGCACCGCCGAGCTGCCCCAGAGCGAGTTGCACACGGCCATGGCCGAACGCCGCATGTACCTGCACCCGGTGCGCTGGACCTCCCTCGGCCTGTCCCTGCTGGAGGCGATGCACCTCGGACTGCCCGTCCTGGCCCTCGCCACCACCGAGGCCGTCGAGGCGGTTCCGCCCGGCGCGGGCACCCTCTCCACCCGCCCCGACGTCCTGGCCCGCGCCGCCCGCCGCTACCTCCACGAGCCCGAGGCCGCGGTCGCGGACGGGGCCCGGGCCCGGCGGGCGGCCCTCGAACGCTACGGGCTCAAGCGCTTCCTGACCGACTGGGAACGCCTGATCACGGAGGTGTGCTCATGA
- a CDS encoding glycosyltransferase family 9 protein, with protein sequence MTPFRSRSRLPRTLVVRLDSAGDVLLAGPAVRAVAAGSSYTALLCGPQGAAAGRMLPGADDVLTYDAPWVGLEPPPVTRAATRQLMETLTAGRFDRALVLVSYHQSPLPIALLLRLAGTGWTAADSEDYPGALLDLRHRRPPHRHEVLAALDLARAAGFPLPPGDDGRLRVTPPPRTTHLTGPEPYVVVHPGAAVPARAWTPGRAARAVAALSAEGYRVVVTGGRDEREQTARVAGRHALDLGGATDLPHLAGVLAGAQVVVAGNTGPAHLAAAVGTPVVSLFAPVVPAERWAPYGVPHVLLGDRQAACADTRARHCPVPGHPCLDGIGDAEVLAAVAALTDHPADQGEQTERGAAV encoded by the coding sequence ATGACCCCCTTCCGCTCCCGCAGCCGCCTGCCCCGGACCCTCGTCGTCCGCCTCGACAGCGCCGGAGACGTGCTCCTGGCCGGGCCCGCCGTGCGGGCCGTCGCGGCCGGGTCCTCGTACACCGCGCTGCTGTGCGGGCCGCAGGGCGCCGCGGCGGGGCGGATGCTGCCCGGGGCGGACGACGTACTGACCTACGACGCCCCCTGGGTCGGGCTCGAGCCGCCGCCGGTCACGCGGGCGGCCACCCGGCAGTTGATGGAGACGCTCACGGCGGGCCGCTTCGACCGGGCGCTCGTCCTCGTGTCGTACCACCAGAGCCCGCTGCCGATCGCCCTGCTGCTGAGGCTCGCCGGGACCGGATGGACCGCCGCTGACAGCGAGGACTACCCGGGCGCGCTGCTCGACCTGCGGCACCGCAGACCACCGCACCGCCACGAGGTCCTGGCCGCCCTCGACCTGGCCCGCGCCGCCGGCTTCCCCCTTCCGCCCGGCGACGACGGCCGACTGCGCGTCACACCGCCGCCCCGCACCACCCACCTCACGGGCCCTGAGCCGTACGTCGTCGTCCACCCCGGTGCCGCCGTCCCCGCCCGGGCCTGGACCCCCGGCCGGGCGGCACGAGCCGTGGCCGCCCTGTCCGCCGAGGGATACCGGGTCGTCGTCACCGGGGGCCGCGACGAGCGGGAGCAGACCGCCCGGGTCGCAGGGCGGCACGCACTGGACCTCGGCGGCGCCACCGACCTGCCGCACCTGGCCGGAGTCCTCGCCGGGGCGCAGGTCGTGGTGGCCGGGAACACCGGCCCGGCCCATCTCGCCGCCGCCGTCGGCACACCCGTCGTCAGCCTCTTCGCACCGGTCGTCCCGGCCGAACGGTGGGCGCCCTACGGCGTACCGCACGTCCTGCTCGGCGACCGGCAGGCCGCGTGCGCGGACACCCGGGCCCGGCACTGCCCCGTGCCGGGGCACCCCTGCCTGGACGGCATCGGCGACGCCGAGGTGCTCGCCGCCGTGGCGGCCCTCACGGACCACCCGGCGGACCAAGGAGAACAGACGGAGCGAGGAGCGGCCGTATGA
- a CDS encoding HAD family hydrolase, producing MTRPTGPWLLSGAHGPTGVRQPPYDPGGPLPAAVLFDRDGTLVADVPYNGDPARVAPMPRAREAVDAVRAAGIPVGVVTNQSGVARGLLTPRQVEEVRLRVEELLGPFAVWAVCPHGPEEGCGCRKPAPGLVVAACRGLGVPPERTVVIGDIGADVEAARAAGARGVLVPTAVTRPEEVREADATAADLVEAVRLALDQTVPTGEWQSGPAGPGDTRRRRAAQAAVPRRHHTLPTGEPR from the coding sequence ATGACCCGGCCCACCGGTCCTTGGCTGCTCTCCGGGGCGCACGGGCCCACCGGCGTGCGGCAGCCCCCGTACGACCCCGGCGGCCCGCTTCCCGCGGCTGTCCTGTTCGACCGTGACGGCACGCTCGTCGCCGACGTCCCCTACAACGGGGACCCGGCGCGGGTCGCGCCCATGCCGAGGGCCCGGGAGGCCGTCGACGCCGTGCGCGCCGCCGGGATCCCCGTCGGCGTCGTGACCAACCAGTCGGGCGTGGCCCGCGGCCTGCTGACCCCTCGCCAGGTCGAGGAGGTGCGCCTGCGGGTGGAGGAGCTGCTCGGGCCGTTCGCCGTCTGGGCCGTGTGCCCGCACGGGCCGGAGGAGGGCTGCGGCTGCCGCAAACCGGCCCCCGGCCTGGTGGTGGCCGCGTGCCGAGGGCTCGGCGTGCCGCCCGAGCGCACCGTCGTCATCGGCGACATCGGGGCCGACGTGGAGGCCGCGCGGGCTGCGGGTGCCCGCGGTGTCCTGGTTCCGACGGCGGTCACCCGGCCCGAGGAGGTCAGGGAGGCCGACGCCACGGCAGCGGACCTGGTCGAGGCGGTACGCCTGGCCCTCGACCAGACCGTGCCGACGGGGGAGTGGCAAAGCGGCCCGGCGGGGCCAGGCGACACACGCCGTCGCCGGGCCGCGCAGGCAGCGGTACCGCGCCGTCACCACACCCTGCCGACGGGGGAGCCGCGATGA